One genomic segment of Mytilus trossulus isolate FHL-02 chromosome 4, PNRI_Mtr1.1.1.hap1, whole genome shotgun sequence includes these proteins:
- the LOC134714979 gene encoding small nuclear ribonucleoprotein G-like — protein MSKAHPPELKKFMEKRVCLKLNGGRQISGTLRGFDPFMNLVVDESVEETKAGDRNTIGMVVVRGNSIILLEALERI, from the exons ATGAGTAAGGCTCATCCTCCAGAATTGAAAAA GTTCATGGAAAAGAGAGTTTGCT tgaaGTTGAATGGTGGTCGTCAAATATCAGGAACATTGAGAGGTTTTGACCCTTTTATGAACCTGGTAGTAGATGAGAGTGTAGAAGAAACTAAAGCTGGGGATAGAAATACTATTGGCATGGTG GTTGTTAGAGGTAACAGTATCATACTATTAGAGGCCTTAGAGAGGATATGA